A region of Chitinophaga horti DNA encodes the following proteins:
- the cobA gene encoding uroporphyrinogen-III C-methyltransferase codes for MSIPSLSLVGAGPGDPELITLKAIRTIGAADVILYDALANEDLLQYARPDAVKQFVGKRFGCHALSQQEINDLIISYAFSHGQVVRLKGGDPFVFGRAGEEIDAARAHGIAVQVIPGISSALAVPASQMIPLTCRGVNESFWVTTGTTRSGDISEDIRLAAQSSATVILLMAMSKLETIMEIFASYGKAETPVAIIQDGTTSREKIVIGKVKDIVYRAQYEEMGNPAIIMVGEVVNLHPSLIKEYVNLEAGTRAVNSKT; via the coding sequence ATGTCAATTCCATCTTTAAGTTTAGTAGGCGCCGGCCCCGGAGATCCCGAATTAATTACCCTGAAAGCTATCCGTACGATCGGCGCGGCGGATGTGATATTATATGATGCACTGGCCAATGAAGACTTGCTGCAGTATGCCCGTCCGGATGCGGTAAAACAGTTCGTGGGCAAACGTTTCGGCTGCCATGCCCTCTCGCAGCAGGAAATAAATGATCTTATTATAAGTTACGCCTTCTCCCACGGCCAAGTGGTCAGGCTAAAAGGTGGTGACCCCTTCGTATTTGGCCGCGCCGGCGAAGAAATAGACGCTGCGCGGGCACATGGCATTGCGGTTCAGGTGATTCCGGGCATTTCCAGTGCATTGGCGGTACCAGCTTCGCAGATGATACCCCTCACCTGCCGCGGCGTGAACGAAAGTTTTTGGGTAACGACCGGCACCACCCGCAGCGGCGACATTTCTGAGGATATACGGCTGGCCGCCCAATCGTCAGCCACGGTAATCCTGCTGATGGCCATGAGTAAACTGGAAACGATCATGGAGATATTTGCTTCCTACGGCAAAGCCGAAACGCCCGTAGCCATTATCCAGGACGGTACCACATCCCGCGAAAAAATCGTGATCGGCAAGGTAAAAGACATCGTTTATCGTGCGCAATACGAAGAAATGGGTAATCCAGCCATCATTATGGTAGGCGAAGTGGTAAATCTGCATCCATCTTTAATAAAAGAATATGTTAATTTGGAAGCCGGCACACGGGCCGTTAACAGTAAAACCTGA
- a CDS encoding Crp/Fnr family transcriptional regulator — protein MKKDKHGCDLNTCLMCRLCLKDWLPAIEAHRTNYVLNKGQLLFSEHDAVTGIYFIYSGKMKVHKHWSKDKELIVRFAKSGDIVGHRGIGTELVYPVSATALEPTTVCYVELSFFKSTLKVNNELLYELMMFYARELQESEKKMRNLAHMSVKGRIATALSMLQEKFGTNKEGHINLQLSRQDLASYTGTTYETAFRMMNELINDNAVEVSGKNIRIINQEKLHKLSQEHMEE, from the coding sequence ATGAAGAAAGATAAGCATGGCTGCGACCTTAATACCTGCCTGATGTGCAGGCTTTGTTTGAAAGATTGGCTGCCGGCCATTGAAGCGCATCGCACCAACTATGTTCTCAACAAAGGGCAGCTGCTGTTCTCCGAGCATGATGCGGTGACAGGCATTTACTTCATCTACTCCGGTAAAATGAAGGTGCACAAGCACTGGAGTAAGGATAAGGAACTGATCGTACGTTTTGCCAAAAGCGGCGACATCGTAGGCCACCGCGGCATTGGTACAGAATTAGTGTACCCGGTTTCAGCCACGGCACTGGAGCCGACGACTGTTTGTTACGTGGAGCTATCCTTCTTTAAATCGACCCTCAAAGTAAATAACGAACTACTGTACGAGCTCATGATGTTTTACGCCCGCGAGCTGCAGGAGTCGGAGAAAAAAATGCGCAACCTGGCGCATATGTCCGTAAAAGGCCGCATCGCCACTGCCCTTTCCATGCTTCAAGAGAAGTTCGGCACCAACAAAGAAGGCCATATCAACCTCCAGCTCAGCCGCCAGGACCTTGCGTCTTACACGGGCACCACGTACGAAACCGCTTTCCGCATGATGAATGAACTCATCAACGATAACGCCGTAGAAGTATCCGGCAAAAACATCCGCATCATCAACCAGGAAAAACTACATAAGCTAAGCCAGGAGCACATGGAGGAATAA
- a CDS encoding acyl-CoA desaturase — protein sequence MSTTPQRGQINWLHELDFIGIHFVPLLAFFTHVTAFDWILCAALYVARMFFVTGGYHRYFSHRSYKTSRWFQFILAGGAQSSLQKGALWWAANHRVHHKHSDTEEDPHSAKLYGFWYSHIGWIMTKDHKETRYDLIKDWKDHKELHWLNKYHWVPAVILAVAVYFVGNKVNGTGWFDWSAGISTLLIGFFLSTVLLFHGTFTINSLMHKIGKKRYRTGDESRNSLVLALVTLGEGWHNNHHYYQSATRQGFFWWEVDITFYIIRALGALGIVWDIRGVPEKVKASNRVDVVNSEPVKIEEPVH from the coding sequence ATGAGTACAACACCACAAAGAGGACAAATTAACTGGCTGCACGAGCTGGACTTTATAGGCATTCACTTCGTTCCGTTACTGGCGTTCTTTACGCACGTAACAGCGTTCGACTGGATTTTATGCGCCGCGTTATACGTAGCGCGCATGTTTTTCGTAACAGGTGGTTACCACCGTTATTTTTCGCACAGGTCGTATAAAACTTCACGCTGGTTCCAGTTTATCCTGGCAGGTGGCGCGCAGAGCAGCCTGCAGAAGGGTGCGCTCTGGTGGGCGGCTAATCACCGTGTACACCACAAACACAGCGATACCGAGGAAGATCCGCATTCTGCAAAACTGTACGGTTTCTGGTATTCACACATCGGTTGGATTATGACAAAAGATCATAAGGAAACCCGTTACGACCTGATCAAAGACTGGAAAGATCACAAAGAACTGCATTGGCTGAACAAGTACCACTGGGTGCCTGCCGTAATTCTCGCTGTAGCCGTGTATTTCGTAGGTAATAAAGTGAACGGTACCGGCTGGTTCGACTGGAGCGCCGGTATTTCTACCCTGCTGATCGGCTTCTTCCTGAGCACTGTGCTGTTGTTCCATGGCACCTTTACCATCAACTCACTGATGCACAAAATTGGTAAAAAACGCTACCGTACCGGTGACGAATCACGCAACAGCCTGGTGCTGGCGCTGGTTACACTGGGCGAAGGCTGGCATAATAACCACCACTATTACCAGAGCGCAACCCGTCAGGGCTTCTTCTGGTGGGAAGTGGATATTACCTTCTACATTATTCGTGCACTGGGCGCGTTGGGTATAGTTTGGGATATCCGCGGCGTACCGGAGAAAGTGAAGGCGAGCAACCGTGTAGATGTGGTGAACTCCGAGCCGGTGAAAATCGAAGAGCCGGTACACTAA
- the nirD gene encoding nitrite reductase small subunit NirD: MSILNTEVITWFFACKVEDVPANGGVCVKYNDEQIALFNFARRGEWYASQNLCPHRMQMALSRGMTGTQQGEPKVACPFHKKTFSLEDGRCLSDEHECSITVYPVRVEDDRVYIGINNGKEEAVVMA; the protein is encoded by the coding sequence ATGTCAATCCTGAACACAGAAGTTATTACCTGGTTTTTTGCCTGTAAAGTGGAAGATGTGCCGGCTAACGGCGGTGTTTGTGTAAAATACAATGACGAGCAGATCGCGCTGTTCAACTTTGCGCGACGTGGTGAATGGTATGCGTCCCAGAACCTTTGTCCGCACCGGATGCAGATGGCGCTAAGCCGCGGTATGACCGGCACACAGCAGGGCGAGCCCAAAGTGGCCTGTCCGTTCCATAAAAAAACATTCTCGCTGGAAGATGGCCGTTGCCTGTCCGACGAGCACGAATGTTCTATCACCGTTTATCCCGTTCGTGTTGAAGACGATCGTGTGTATATCGGCATTAATAACGGGAAAGAGGAAGCAGTGGTGATGGCGTAA
- the nirB gene encoding nitrite reductase large subunit NirB, which yields MKIVIVGNGMVGYKCCEKLVARAIPGISIVVFGEEPRPAYDRVHLSSYFDGKTEADLQMAAPDWYTTNNIRLHLGDPVQHIDTQAKTVLTHTGLVEHYDYLIMATGSSAFVPDIPGVDKNGVFVYRTIEDLEMMQAYAPKAKRAAVIGGGLLGLEAAKALIDLGIADTHIIEFSPRLMPRQIDQNGSRILQHKLESLGLKIHTAKNTTEITGDDVITGMQFADDTSIQVDMLVISAGIKPRDELATLAGLETGRRGGIVVNDRMQTSDPSIYAVGECALFDGMIYGLVAPGYEMAEVALDHIFGGEKRFSAFDMSTKLKLIGVDVASFGDPFTPEGECRAIVFEDHVKGVYKRINVSNDGQYLLGGILIGDAAAYNMLLQTAKNKIKLPENPEDVLLGSRGGSSDTGAGVQGLPDEAVICSCEGITKGAICKAVEDGNETFNDIKKCTKAATCCGGCTPMVKDLITYTLKSQGKYIRNVLCEHFQYSRQEMFDLIKIKELKSFDAVLDAYGHGDGCEVCKPVVVSIIASLWNEMVLVKGNDTAQDSNDRFLANIQKGGTYSVVPRIPGGEITPQKLMVIGRVADKYGLYTKITGGQRIDMFGAHVSDLPNIWEELINEGFESGHAYGKALRTVKSCVGSTWCRFGLHDSVSFAIRVEERYRGLRAPHKLKSAVSGCIRECAEAQSKDFGIIATERGWNLYVCGNGGSKPQHALLLATDVDSETCIRLIDRFLMFYIKTADPLTRTATWLNKMEGGIEYLKNVVLNDSLGIADELEKEMQYLVDNYKCEWREVVENPELRKRFNHFVNAPGEKDPNIKFDTLRDQKKAAEWNNETYCQTEKIVSCQS from the coding sequence ATGAAAATTGTTATTGTAGGCAACGGTATGGTCGGCTATAAATGCTGCGAGAAATTGGTCGCCCGCGCCATACCCGGAATCAGCATCGTTGTATTTGGGGAGGAGCCCCGTCCGGCATACGACCGCGTTCACCTGAGCAGCTACTTTGACGGTAAGACCGAAGCAGACCTGCAAATGGCCGCCCCGGACTGGTATACCACTAATAATATCCGCCTTCACCTGGGCGATCCTGTGCAACATATTGACACGCAGGCTAAAACAGTACTCACACATACCGGGCTGGTAGAACACTACGACTATCTGATCATGGCCACCGGCTCGTCTGCCTTTGTACCCGATATTCCGGGGGTAGATAAGAACGGCGTATTTGTCTACCGCACGATCGAAGACCTGGAGATGATGCAGGCTTACGCGCCCAAAGCAAAACGCGCCGCCGTGATCGGTGGCGGCCTGCTCGGCCTGGAAGCTGCCAAAGCGCTCATCGACCTCGGCATCGCCGATACACATATTATCGAATTCTCGCCCCGGCTCATGCCCCGGCAGATCGATCAAAACGGCTCCCGCATCCTTCAACATAAACTGGAATCGCTCGGACTGAAGATTCATACGGCTAAAAACACCACCGAAATTACCGGCGACGATGTAATTACAGGTATGCAGTTCGCTGACGATACATCCATCCAGGTAGATATGCTGGTGATATCCGCAGGGATTAAACCACGCGATGAACTGGCGACGCTCGCAGGACTGGAAACCGGCCGCCGTGGCGGTATTGTGGTGAACGATCGTATGCAGACTTCTGATCCAAGTATATATGCGGTAGGCGAGTGCGCCTTGTTCGATGGCATGATATACGGCCTGGTAGCACCAGGTTACGAAATGGCAGAAGTGGCGCTGGATCACATCTTCGGAGGAGAGAAGAGATTCTCGGCCTTCGATATGAGCACCAAGCTGAAACTGATCGGCGTAGATGTGGCCAGCTTCGGCGATCCTTTCACACCCGAAGGCGAATGTCGCGCGATTGTGTTTGAAGATCACGTTAAAGGGGTATACAAGCGCATCAACGTAAGTAATGATGGTCAGTATTTGTTAGGCGGTATTTTAATTGGTGACGCCGCTGCCTATAACATGCTGCTGCAAACTGCTAAGAACAAAATCAAATTACCGGAGAATCCTGAAGATGTGCTGCTCGGCTCCCGCGGCGGCAGCAGCGACACAGGCGCAGGTGTACAAGGCTTACCCGATGAGGCGGTGATCTGCAGCTGCGAAGGCATTACGAAAGGTGCCATCTGCAAAGCGGTGGAAGATGGTAACGAAACCTTCAATGATATTAAGAAGTGCACGAAGGCGGCGACCTGCTGCGGTGGCTGCACGCCAATGGTGAAAGACCTCATCACCTACACGCTCAAATCCCAGGGTAAATACATCCGCAACGTACTTTGCGAGCACTTCCAGTACTCCCGCCAGGAGATGTTCGATCTCATCAAAATAAAAGAACTGAAATCTTTCGACGCTGTGCTGGATGCTTACGGCCATGGCGACGGCTGTGAGGTGTGTAAACCCGTTGTCGTGTCTATCATCGCCAGCTTATGGAATGAAATGGTACTCGTGAAAGGCAATGATACTGCGCAGGATTCCAACGACCGCTTCCTCGCGAACATCCAGAAGGGAGGCACATATTCAGTGGTGCCGCGCATCCCCGGAGGCGAGATCACTCCGCAAAAATTAATGGTGATCGGTCGTGTGGCAGATAAGTACGGGCTGTACACAAAAATCACAGGCGGCCAGCGAATCGATATGTTCGGCGCGCATGTAAGCGACTTGCCCAACATCTGGGAGGAGCTGATCAACGAAGGATTTGAAAGTGGCCATGCGTACGGTAAAGCGTTACGTACAGTAAAAAGCTGCGTAGGTTCTACCTGGTGCCGCTTCGGTTTGCATGATAGTGTGAGTTTCGCTATCAGGGTGGAGGAGCGTTACCGTGGCCTGCGTGCGCCGCACAAACTAAAGTCGGCCGTATCAGGTTGCATTCGGGAATGTGCCGAAGCGCAGTCGAAAGACTTTGGCATTATTGCTACTGAAAGGGGCTGGAACCTGTACGTCTGCGGCAACGGCGGCTCCAAACCGCAGCACGCATTGCTGCTCGCCACCGATGTGGACAGCGAAACCTGCATTCGCCTGATCGACCGGTTCCTGATGTTTTATATCAAAACGGCTGATCCACTCACCCGCACTGCCACCTGGCTCAACAAAATGGAAGGCGGCATCGAATACCTGAAAAATGTAGTATTGAATGATAGCCTGGGTATTGCCGATGAACTCGAAAAAGAAATGCAATACCTGGTGGATAATTACAAATGCGAGTGGCGCGAAGTGGTGGAAAACCCGGAGCTGCGTAAACGTTTTAACCACTTCGTAAACGCCCCCGGCGAAAAAGATCCGAACATCAAGTTTGATACGCTGCGCGACCAGAAGAAAGCAGCCGAATGGAATAACGAAACGTATTGTCAAACAGAAAAGATAGTATCATGTCAATCCTGA